One part of the Sardina pilchardus chromosome 5, fSarPil1.1, whole genome shotgun sequence genome encodes these proteins:
- the adra2db gene encoding alpha-2Db adrenergic receptor has protein sequence MDLVQRTLRTSNASGDANETSTRIPAPHSQCVAVLIIVVVVIIILLTIVGNILVVVAVFTSRALRAPQNLFLVSLASADILVATLVIPFSLANEVMGYWYFGSTWCALYLALDVLFCTSSIIHLCAISLDRYWSVTKAVRYNLKRTPRRIKCMITVVWVISAVISFPPLIMTEHNEMECLLNNETWYILSSCVVSFFAPGLIMILVYCKIYRVAKQRAATVFVAKNCMERQPSQSETFFVRKGKVEEDIPSVSRCKVSDQRRGELDDINLEEHYVSNNKSKPFRFSSRRKVEGANACPKKNGRLSWASQRNSHFLHEPRARQLSISKNKIAQMREKRFTFVLAVVMGVFVLCWFPFFFTYSLHAVCRESCTIPDSLFTLFFWIGYCNSSVNPIIYTIFNHDFRKAFKKIMCHSKRGP, from the coding sequence ATGGATTTAGTGCAACGAACTTTACGAACGTCCAATGCATCAGGTGACGCGAACGAGACCAGCACACGGATCCCAGCACCGCATTCTCAATGTGTGGCTGTTCTCATAATTGTTGTGGTCGTTATCATAATTTTGTTGACAATCGTGGGAAATATCCTGGTTGTTGTGGCAGTGTTCACCAGCCGTGCGCTTCGCGCTCCCCAAAACCTGTTTTTGGTTTCTCTGGCATCCGCCGATATTTTAGTCGCTACCTTGGttatccccttctctctcgcaAATGAAGTTATGGGGTATTGGTATTTTGGCAGCACCTGGTGTGCGTTGTACCTGGCCCTGGATGTGCTCTTCTGTACGTCATCAATTATCCACCTCTGCGCAATAAGTTTGGATAGGTACTGGTCCGTCACCAAAGCCGTGAGATACAACCTTAAGAGGACCCCAAGACGAATCAAATGTATGATCACGGTGGTATGGGTCATATCTGCCGTCATATCTTTCCCACCCCTCATCATGACCGAACATAATGAAATGGAATGTTTGTTAAATAACGAAACGTGGTATATCCTTTCATCTTGCGTTGTCTCATTCTTTGCGCCCGGTCTAATAATGATTCTTGTGTACTGCAAAATATATAGGGTTGCCAAACAACGTGCCGCCACTGTCTTTGTGGCTAAAAACTGTATGGAGAGGCAGCCCTCACAATCAGAGACATTCTTTGTGCGAAAGGGCAAAGTCGAAGAGGACATCCCCAGCGTCAGTCGCTGCAAAGTCAGTGACCAGCGTAGAGGGGAATTGGATGACATCAATCTGGAAGAGCACTATGTCTCCAACAATAAATCAAAACCTTTTCGCTTTTCCAGCAGAAGAAAAGTGGAGGGAGCTAACGCGTGCCCGAAGAAAAACGGTCGTTTGTCTTGGGCTTCCCAGCGCAACTCTCACTTTCTGCATGAGCCAAGGGCTAGACAGTTGTCCATTTCCAAAAACAAAATCGCCCAAATGCGAGAGAAGCGTTTTACTTTCGTGCTTGCAGtggtcatgggtgtgtttgtgctgtgctggtttcctttcttttttacttACAGCCTGCATGCAGTTTGCAGAGAAAGTTGCACGATACCAGACTCTCTTTTCACACTGTTTTTCTGGATTGGTTACTGCAACAGCTCTGTAAACCCCATCATTTATACCATTTTTAACCATGACTTTCGAAAAGCCTTCAAAAAGATCATGTGCCACAGTAAGAGAGGGCCATAA